A DNA window from Aquarana catesbeiana isolate 2022-GZ linkage group LG01, ASM4218655v1, whole genome shotgun sequence contains the following coding sequences:
- the LOC141123698 gene encoding E3 ubiquitin/ISG15 ligase TRIM25-like, with translation MASADLRKELECSVCLNIYTDPVTLKCGHNFCRGCIGRVLDTQERSVGYSCPECRQTFRKRTVLQRNITLRNIVENFLSTHPDQEESGVFCTYCIHAPVSAVKSCLHCEASLCDNHLRVHSKYPEHVLCYPTTSLKNRKCSVHKKILEYYCTEDSSCICVSCSLAGEHQGHQVETLDEASEMKKKRLRNVLQKLMTEKEEMEKRVQSLQEHSRKVQGEADDETERVTVLLRDLRRRLEDLERRVLRKISRQAERISGIINDLVQDLEIKKEELSRKMGDIEELCNMMDPLTVLQESDTGDLCDTEDGDDEDRERHDKLLHDGGDLDVGGISHTLHTGLSNIMSGVNVERGVTDILLDVRTAGKYLHISDDRKTVSSSSSHQNHRETPERFRYNQVMSSQRFSSGRHYWEVDIGRADYWRVGMCYPSIDRRGDQSLIGYNKKSWCLERWGRLGNPLSVIHDSNKTPLPGDVSSRRVRIDLDYEAGRISFYDLCDPIRHLDTFHTTFTEPLHAGVHVGFVGGCIKICGGNQN, from the coding sequence ggagctggaatgttccgtctgtctgaacatttatacagatcctgtaaccctgaaatgtggacataacttctgccggggctgtattggtcgtgtgttggatacacaggagaggtctgtaggttattcctgtcctgaatgtagacAAACATTCAGAAAACGCACCGTCCTtcagaggaacataacactacggaacatagtggagaatttcctgtccacccatccagatcaggaggagtccggggtcttctgtacttactgtattcacgCTCCTGTATCTGCTGTGAAATCCTGTCTGcattgtgaagcttctctgtgtgacaatcacctgagagtccacagcaagtatccagaacacgtcttatgttaCCCCACCACTTCCCTGAagaacaggaaatgctccgtccataagaagatcctggagtattactgcactgaggactcctcctgtatctgtgtgtcctgcagtttggctggagaacatcagggacaccaggtggagactctggatgaagcatctgagatgaagaagaagagactgaggaatgttctgcagaaactgatgacagagaaagaggagatggagaaaagagtccagagtctgcaggaacacagtaggaaagtacaaggagaagcagatgatgaaacagagagagtcactgtcctgctcagagacctcaggagacgtctggaagatctGGAGAGGAGAGTCCTGAGGAAAATCTCCAGGCAGGCAGAGCGGATCTCCGGGATAATCAATGATCTGgtccaggatctggaaataaagaaggaggagctgtccaggaagatgggggacattgaggagctgtgtaacatgatggatccactgactgtcctacaggaatcagacacaggtgacttgtgtgatactgaggatggagatgatgaggacagagagagacatgataaactcctccatgatggaggggatctggatgtgggggggatctcacacacattacacacaggtttatctaatatcatgtctggggtaaatgtagagaggggggttacagacatattactggatgtgaggacagctggtaaatatctacatatatcagatgacaggaaaactgtatcctccTCATCATCACATCAGAATCACCGAGAAACACCAGAGAGGTTTCGGTATaatcaggtgatgagcagtcagaggttctcctcagggagacattactgggaagtggatatCGGGAGGGCAGATtactggagagtcgggatgtgttaccccagtatagacaggagaggagatcAGTCACTGATTGgatataataagaagtcctggtgtttggagaggtgGGGGAGGTTGGGTAATCCGCTCTCAGTGATACATGACAGTAATAAGACCCCATTACCCGGCGATGTCTCCAGTAggagagtcaggatagatctggattatgaggccgggcggatctccttttatgatctgtgtgacccgatccgacatctcgaCACCTTCcacaccaccttcactgagcccctccatgctggagTACATGTAGGATTTGTgggaggttgtataaagatatgtggggggaatcAGAACTGA